A region of Epinephelus fuscoguttatus linkage group LG1, E.fuscoguttatus.final_Chr_v1 DNA encodes the following proteins:
- the LOC125890259 gene encoding transmembrane protein 198-like isoform X1 gives MADPTGLSAEAAGAGIAEVDACSLEIDRKYDIIPAVICSMCCLFGIIYCFFGYRCFKAVMFLSGLMFGSVIIFLLCHKEHVLDTQLSVEASAGIGLGIGLLCGLVTMLVRSVGLFMTGLLLGLLLALAALLVTHQFYTPTTVWVPLGTLLGTGMLFAVLTLQWQKLFTMISTAVFGAAIMTVCADYFVEMLVLATYVYDCLRLTPGQPLCWYSWVILGIWPALSLIGVLVQWKLTDDSFSHTEVVISRRQKRVQLMRIREKDAKKRQQAGGQEGTYRRKPTPVKRYAGDLLAPSYLQSLRDRQMGTGTSLSSLGTTNHTMIDLDYDTGSTAPLTATTPVVRV, from the exons ATGGCAGATCCCACCGGGCTGAGCGCTGAAGCGGCCGGGGCAGGCATAGCCGAGGTCGACGCCTGTAGTTTGGAGATAGACAGGAAGTATGATATCATCCCTGCCGTCATCTGCTCCATGTGTTGCCTGTTTGGCATCATCTACTGCTTCTTTG GTTACCGCTGTTTCAAGGCTGTCATGTTCCTGTCCGGTCTGATGTTTGGCTCCGTCATCATTTTCCTGCTGTGTCACAAAGAGCACGTGCTGGACACCCAGCTGAGCGTGGAGGCCAGCGCGGGTATCGGCCTCGGTATAGGCCTGCTATGCGGCCTGGTCACTATGCTGGTGCGAAGCGTCGGCCTCTTCatgaccggcctcctgctgggcCTCCTCCTCGCTCTTGCAGCCCTGCTGGTCACTCACCAGTTCTACACTCCAACCACAGTCTGGGTGCCACTGGGTACACTATTGGGAACGGGCATGCTGTttgctgtgctgacactgcagtGGCAAAAGCTCTTCACCATGATCTCCACGgctgtgtttggggcagctATCATGACAGTGTGTGCTGATTACTTCGTAGAGATGCTGGTTTTGGCCACGTATGTGTATGACTGCTTGCGCCTCACACCCGGGCAACCTCTCTGCTGGTACAGCTGGGTCATTCTGGGCATCTGGCCCGCCCTCAGCCTCATAGGAGTACTGGTCCAGTGGAAACTGACGGATGACAGCTTCTCACACACTGAAG tggttATCAGTCGGAGACAGAAGCGCGTCCAGCTGATGCGGATTCGAGAGAAGGACGCCAAAAAGCGACAGCAGGCAGGTGGGCAGGAAGGCACGTACCGCCGTAAACCCACCCCAGTGAAACGTTACGCTGGGGATCTACTGGCACCG AGCTACCTGCAAAGTCTGCGGGACAGACAGATGGGCACAGGCACTTCCCTTAGCAGCCTGGGCACCACCAACCACACCATGATCGACTTGGACTATGACACCGGCTCCACTGCACCACTTACAGCTACGACCCCCGTCGTCAGGGTCTGA
- the LOC125890259 gene encoding transmembrane protein 198-like isoform X2: MADPTGLSAEAAGAGIAEVDACSLEIDRKYDIIPAVICSMCCLFGIIYCFFGYRCFKAVMFLSGLMFGSVIIFLLCHKEHVLDTQLSVEASAGIGLGIGLLCGLVTMLVRSVGLFMTGLLLGLLLALAALLVTHQFYTPTTVWVPLGTLLGTGMLFAVLTLQWQKLFTMISTAVFGAAIMTVCADYFVEMLVLATYVYDCLRLTPGQPLCWYSWVILGIWPALSLIGVLVQWKLTDDSFSHTEVVISRRQKRVQLMRIREKDAKKRQQAELPAKSAGQTDGHRHFP; the protein is encoded by the exons ATGGCAGATCCCACCGGGCTGAGCGCTGAAGCGGCCGGGGCAGGCATAGCCGAGGTCGACGCCTGTAGTTTGGAGATAGACAGGAAGTATGATATCATCCCTGCCGTCATCTGCTCCATGTGTTGCCTGTTTGGCATCATCTACTGCTTCTTTG GTTACCGCTGTTTCAAGGCTGTCATGTTCCTGTCCGGTCTGATGTTTGGCTCCGTCATCATTTTCCTGCTGTGTCACAAAGAGCACGTGCTGGACACCCAGCTGAGCGTGGAGGCCAGCGCGGGTATCGGCCTCGGTATAGGCCTGCTATGCGGCCTGGTCACTATGCTGGTGCGAAGCGTCGGCCTCTTCatgaccggcctcctgctgggcCTCCTCCTCGCTCTTGCAGCCCTGCTGGTCACTCACCAGTTCTACACTCCAACCACAGTCTGGGTGCCACTGGGTACACTATTGGGAACGGGCATGCTGTttgctgtgctgacactgcagtGGCAAAAGCTCTTCACCATGATCTCCACGgctgtgtttggggcagctATCATGACAGTGTGTGCTGATTACTTCGTAGAGATGCTGGTTTTGGCCACGTATGTGTATGACTGCTTGCGCCTCACACCCGGGCAACCTCTCTGCTGGTACAGCTGGGTCATTCTGGGCATCTGGCCCGCCCTCAGCCTCATAGGAGTACTGGTCCAGTGGAAACTGACGGATGACAGCTTCTCACACACTGAAG tggttATCAGTCGGAGACAGAAGCGCGTCCAGCTGATGCGGATTCGAGAGAAGGACGCCAAAAAGCGACAGCAGGCAG AGCTACCTGCAAAGTCTGCGGGACAGACAGATGGGCACAGGCACTTCCCTTAG